ACGGGTACTCGGGGGGATGTTCGACGGGATCGAATACCGTGGTTTCTCCCAACGTAACGTTGAAATTTTGGCCGATACTCCCGGGGTACCGGTTTGGAACGGGTTAACTGACGAAGACCACCCCACTCAAGTCTTGGCTGACTTCTTGACCGCTCACGAAGTACTGAAGAAGCCATACCAACAAATCAAGTTTGCCTTTGTTGGTGACGGCCGCGACAATGTTTCCAACGCCCTGATGTTAGGGGCGGCCGTAATGGGGATGGAATACCACGTGGTCACGCCAAAGGAACTTGAACCAGAAGCCGAAACCTTGGCAAAGGCTAACGAAATCGCCGCTAAGACCGGGGCTAAGATTGTCGTAACTAACGACGTTAAGGCCGGGGTTAAGGGCATGGACGTAATCTACGCCGACGTATGGGTTTCCATGGGTGAATCCGACGACATGTGGGCAAAGCGGATTGAACTGCTTAAGCCGTACCAAGTTACCAAGGAAGTCATGGAAGCAACCGAAAACCCGAAGGCGATCTTCGAACACTGCTTACCTGCCTTCCACAACACGGAAACGGAAGTCGGCAAGGAAATCGCTGAAAAGTTTGGCCTGACGGAAATGGAAGTTACCGACGAAGTCTTTGAAAGTGAACAATCGGTGGTCTTCCGTGAAGCCGAAAACCGGATGCACACGATCAAGGCCGTAATGGTAGCAACCTTAGGGGACTAAAGAGGAGGAACTGGCATGGCAAAAGTCGTCGTTGCTTTAGGGGGGAATGCCTTGGGTAAATCCCCCGAAGAACAACTGAAGTTAGTTAAAAATACCGCTTCCTCGTTAATTGGACTGATCCAAGCCGGTAACCAGGTGGTGATCAGCCACGGGAACGGGCCGCAAGTTGGTCAAATTAACCTCGGGATGGATTTTGCCGCTCAAAACGGGAAGACCGCGGCGTTTCCGTTCCCAGAGTGTGGGGCGATGAGCCAGGGCTACATTGGTTATCACCTGCAACAAAGTTTGCAAAATGAACTCCACCAGCGGGGAATGGAAAAAGACGTTGTGACGACGGTTACCCAAGTGGTAGTGGACCCTAGTGACCCGGCCTTTGAAAACCCAACTAAGCCAGTCGGTGACTTCTACACCAAGGAACAAGCCGCCCAGATCGAACAAGAGAAGGGCTACACCTTTGTCGAAGACGCTGGTCGTGGTTACCGTCAGGTAGTGCCATCCCCGCTACCAAAGCGGATCGTGGAGTTAAACAGCATTGAAACCTTAATTGAAAACGGGACCTTGGTCATTGCCGCTGGTGGTGGCGGGGTGCCGGTGGTCGAAGAAGGCGGCGCCCTGACCGGAGTGCCGGCCGTCATCGATAAGGACCGCTCTAGTGCCCTCTTGGCGGATAACGTTGACGCCGACCAGCTGATCATTTTAACGGCGGTTGACTACGTTTACATCAACTACAACCAGCCGGACGAACAGAAGCTGACCGAATTAAGTCAAGCACAGGCCCAGGAACTGATCGATGCCGGTCAATTCCCGGCTGGTTCAATGCTACCAAAGATCCAAGCTTGCCTGTCCTTTGTGAAGGGCCACCCAGAACGCAAGGCGATCATCACCTCACTCGCCGGCTTAGACCAGGCCCTAGAAGGCAAGTTAGGAACGGTGATTCACGGTTAATCACCACCCGCTTAATAAAAGAAGCTGGAAACGAAGACTAGATAAGGAGTGCGAGAAACAATGACAAGTCCAATTCAAGTGACCTCCGAAATTGGAAAGCTCAAGACGGTGATGCTTCACCGGCCGGGACGTGAAATTGAAAACATTACGCCCGACTACATGGAGCGCCTCCTCTTTGATGACATTCCGTACTTACCAATTGCCCAAGAAGAACACGACTTTTTTGCCCAAACCTTACGGGACCAGGGGATTGAAGTGCTGTACTTTGAAAAGTTAGCCGCTGAAGCATTGGCAAGTGACGACGTCAGAAAGGAATTTTTAAACCGGATGATCGCCGAATCTGGTTACGTTGCGGGTACCACCCACGACGCCTTATATGACTACCTCTACCAAATGACCCCGCAGGAAATGGTTGACAAGATCATCGAAGGGGTGCGGGGGACTGACATTGACATCGCCCAACCGGATCTGCAATCCGTTTCCGAAAATACGGACTGGCCGTTCTTAATGGACCCAATGCCAAACGCTTACTTCACGCGGGATCCGCAGGCCTCCATTGGTGACGGGATCTCCATTAACAAGATGACTTTCCCGGCCCGTCAACGTGAATCCCTGATCACGGAATACATCATCAACCACCACCCACGGTTTGCGGGGCAAGTTGAGGTATGGCGCGACCGGAACCACGAATCCCACATCGAAGGGGGCGACGAGCTCGTCTTGTCCGACCACGTCTTAGCAATTGGGGTTTCCCAACGGACGACGGCGGACGCCATCGAAGACATCGCTAGAAACCTCTTTAAGGATTCTAACTACGACACCGTGATTGCCATTTCGATCCCACATAACCACGCTATGATGCACTTGGACACGGTCTTCACGATGATCAACCACGATCAGTTTACCGTTCACCCGGCGATCCTAGATGACAAGGGTGAGGTTGACAACTGGGTCTTGCACCCGGGCAAGGATGGTGAAATTACCATCGAGCACCATACTGACATTAAGGCGGTCCTCAAGCAGGCCTTAAACAAGCCGGAAATTGACCTGATTCCAACCGGGAATGGTGACCCAATCGTGGCCCCACGGGAACAATGGAACGACGGCTCCAACACGTTAGCGATTGCACCGGGTGAAGTGGTAACTTACAACCGTAACTACGTTTCAAACGCCCTGCTTAAAGAACACGGGATCTTAGTTCACGAGGTTCGCTCCAGTGAACTATCCCGGGGTCGGGGTGGCCCACGGTGCATGTCTTGCCCAATCGTACGTGAGGACCTCTAAGATAACGAAAATTAGTAACGCATTGAACCAAAGAAGGTGGAGGTGAGTAGTGGTCAGTTCAATACCACGGGCTCACTTGCACCTTTTTTGCGGGTTGAGGAAAAAAGGAGGAAAATCAAGATGGAAAACAAAAACGGAATTGGGCGCATTGGTCTGATTGCCCTGATCGTCAGTTCCTGTATTGGGACGGGGATCTTTGGGATCACCAATGCGGTGGCCGCCGCGGCGGCACCTGGGCCCGCTCTACTAGCATGGCTCTTCGTCGGTTTTGGCTTTTTGATGCTCGTTTTTGCGCTTAACAACCTATCGGAAAAACGGCCGAACCTGGAAGCGGGTATCTTCTCATATGCCGGCGCCGGCTTTGGGCCGATGGGGGAATTTATTTCCGGTTGGGCCTACTGGTTGTCAGCTTGGTTGGGTAACATTGCCTTTGCCACCATGCTGATGAGTGCCTTGGGGACCTTTTTCCCGGTCTTTAGCAACGGGCAGAACCTAATGTCGATCATCGTGGCCATTATCTTCTGTTGGGTTTTGACCCTCCTCGTTAACAGCGGGGTGGAAACGGCGACCTTTATTAACACGATTGGGACCTTCTTTAAGATCATTCCACTGGTATTATTCATCATTATTTCGATTATCTTCTTTAAGGCCGGTATGTTTACGACCGACTTCTGGGGCCACGTCGCTAACAACCTTTCCAAGGGGACGGAAACGGGCTCGGTATACACCCAGATGAAGGGGACCCTGCTGACACTGATCTGGGTCTTCATTGGGGTTGAAGGGGCCTCCGTCATGGGTCACCGGGCCAAGGACCGGACCCAAGCCCAACAAGCGACGATCATCGGGTTCATCCTCTTGTTGATCATTTACGTGATGATTTCGATTATTCCTTACGGGACCCTGACCCGGGCCCAACTGGCCGCCGCTAGTCAACCAGCCCTGGGGAACGACTTGAAGTTGATCGTTGGTTCCTGGGGGGCCACGATTATCAACGTCGGCTTAATTGTTTCGGTAATTATTTCCTGGCTTTCCTGGACGATGCTGCCAGCCGAAACGACGATGCTAGTTGCCGAAGACAAGGCAATGCCAAAGGTGTGGGGTAAACTCAACGCTAAGAAGGCCCCAACGGCCTCGCTGATGATCACCGGGGTTTTGCAAACGATCTTCCTGTTCTCCTTACTCTTCACTGAACAAGCCTACAACTTTGCTTACTCACTGGCCTCCGCCGCCATCCTCTTCTCCTACCTTTTTGTGGGGCTGTACCAAATGAAGTACAGTCAAGAACACCAAGAGTGGGGACAGTGGACGATTGGACTCTTGTTGGTTCTCTTCCAAATTGCCTGCATGTTCTTGGCCGGTTGGCAACAAGTGCTCCTGGTTTCGATTAGCTTTATTCCGGGCTTTATCATCTACTACCAAGGGGTACGTGAAAATAACCGGACGATGAGCGGGGGCGAAAAGGGAACGATGGTTGTAGTCTTAGCCTTTAGTTTAATTGCCATCTTCCTGATCTTTAACGGAACGATTGCCGTTGGGTAGAAAAGAGGTGGCAAACAACTTGCTCGGCCGTACTTAGGCGCTAGGTCTGCGGTTGTTAACCACGTTAGCGATGTAGCGTTTAGAAAACATAAAAGCCACCCGTTACCGATTAGGTAGCAGGTGGCTTTTGTGTTCAGGGGGTGACACGCGTTAGCCCCAAACCGCGTCCGCAATCTCCTTAATGAGCTTAAGCTTGGCCCATTGTTGCTCTTCGGTTAAGATATTGCCTTCTTCCGTGGAGGCAAACCCGCACTGGGGACTTAAGGCTAGGTTAGCTAGTGGCACTTCTTTAGCGGCTTCGTGGATCCGGGCGATGACTTGGTCGGGGTCTTCTAGTTGACCGTCCTTAGAGGTGATTAGCCCCAAGACGATGGTGACCTGGTCGCGCTGATTGAGGATCTTCTTGAGCGGGGCAAAGTTACCGTCGCGTTCTTCGCTGTCGTATTCCAAGAAGAAGCCGTCGTAATTGAGCTGGGCTAAGTAAGGGGCCACCGGGGCGTACCCACCGGAAAAGAGGAAGGTGGACTTGAAGTTCCCCCGGCAAATGTGGGTGGTAATTGTTAGGTCGGCCGGCTTGTCTTTTAAGGCTCCGTTAATTACGGTGACGGCGTCTTGGCACAGTTGGACGTACTTTTGGTGTTCTCCAGGTTGGTCCTTAGTTTCGTTGAGCTTACTGATTAAAAAGGCCCAGGTGGTGTCGTCAATTTGCAGGTAACGGCAGCCGAGTTCGTAAAAGCGGTGGATCGTTTGTCGATAGGCCGTTGCCAGGTCAGTTAAGTAGTCTTGGTAGCGGTCGTAAAAGTCCGGCCAGTGGTCGGAACGGTTATCCCGGAAGAGCATCGTTGGTGACGGGATCGTTTGCTTAGCTAAGACGTCCGGGCCGGCCTGCTGGTTGGTAAATTGGAAGTGCTTGAAGAAGGGGTGGTCAGGGTTGTAGGCCACCTTGCCGACCAGTTCGGCGTTGTCGGTACGGGTTTTGGCACCCTTAAACCGGTAGCTTTGGTGGTAGTTGTAGTGACCAACCCCGGTCAGCCCCCACAAGAAGTCCAGGTGCCACCAGCTCCGCCGAAATTCACCATCGGTCACGGCGTGCAGGCCGACCGCCTTTTCCTTTTCAATTAAATCGGTGATACAGGCGTCTTCCACGGCGGTTAAACCGGCTTGATCCAGTTCGCCCTGCTTGAATTGCTCCCGGGCTTCCTTGAGCTTTTGGGGACGCAAAAAGGAGCCGACGATGTCATTTTTAAAGGGCGCGGTTAAAGTTGTGGTCATAATTAAACATCCTTTCTATCTGAACAATGGTGTGGGAACTAAAAAACGTCCCTAGAAAAGACCATTGTCTTCTCTAGGGACGCATTCAAGTTATCTTAAAAGCGTGTTACCACCCTAATTCGGTTCTCCCTCACGGCAAAACCCTCACGAGGTACGTCCAAACGGAGATACCCGGGGTGATAACGGGCCCAACCGCCACCAGTTAATGAATTCACTGGTCGAACTTGCTCCCAGACCATCTTCACTAGTTAGCCACCCCGTGGTTCTCAGCTCCCCCACTTCTCTGGGTGGGGGCCAACTAGTTACTCATCTGTTCTCAGCAACTTATCATTTAATTTTCATCATTCTAAGCCAGGGGGTGGTAAAATGCAAGTACTAAATTTAATCCGGGCGCCCCTTGTTAAACCCGGTGAAGGCGCGCTAAGATTAAATGAAAATGGTTTTAATAGAAAGGGTGGGACAGATGGTTGAATTAGCACCGTTTGGCGTCGAAGCTTGGTTAAATAAATGGGAAAAAAAGGCCCGCTACGATATTTCACAAAGCACAATTGCCTCCTTATCGATGGCGGACCTACGGGAGTTGGACGATGATCCCAATACCCTAGACAAATTACTCTTTGACGCTAAGCTTAATTACGGTTTGATTGAAGGTTCACCAGCCTTTAAAGAGGCGGTAGCGCAACTGTACGAGCACGTCGACCCCGACCAGGTTCTGCAAACTAACGGGGCCACTGGTGCTAACCTAGCCGTCCTCTACGCACTGGTTGAGCCCGGAGATCAAGTGATTGCGGAGTACCCTTCTTACCAACAGTTATTTGACATTCCACGCTCGCTAGGAGCGACGGTTGATTACTGGCGCCTACGCGAAGAGGAAGGGTGGCAGCCGCGGTTGGCTGAGTTAGCTAACTTGGTCACCGAAAAAACCAAGCTCATTTGCTTAAATAACGCTAATAACCCCACTGGTACGGTACTAGACAGGGAGACGTTAAGTCGGGTAGCTGAGATTGCCCGTGAAGTAGGGGCTTACGTTTTGGTTGACGAGGTTTACCACCCACTAATGAAAAACGGGACGGCTTGTTCGATCGTCGACCTCTACGAACGGGGGATTGCGACCGATTCCCTGTCAAAGACCTACTCGGTACCGGGACTACGGATTGGCTGGACGGTGACGAACCGGGAAGTGGCCGACCGTTTGCGAAGCGTCCGGGACTACACCATGATTTGTGGTGGGGTGGTCAACGACCTGTTAGCCACCTACGTCTTAAACCACCGTCACCAGGTTTTGGCGCGCAACCGGGCGTTGGTGGAACAAAACTGGGCCCTGTATCAAGACTGGCTGGCCAAGGAGCCGCTGGTTTCCCTAGTGGCCCCGGCCGGGGTCTCAACCTCCTTTCCCCGCCTGTTAATTGAAGAAGACACGGTTAGTTTTTGTACCCGGTTACTGGAACAAACGGGCGTCTTGTTGGTTCCCGGGGAGGCTTTCGAAACGCCCCACCACGTTCGTTTAGGCTACTGCGCTCCCCAACCGGTTTTAAAGGAAGGGTTACGCCGGTTAAGCACCTTTTTACACGCCCAAAACTAAGGCGAATAGGATGGACAATTGCTGGTGGGGCGAGTATCGTGGGTATGTTAGAAAAAAGTAGAAGGGATCGATGGAATTGAAAATTTTGGCGATTGACACCTCGAATCACCCGATGAGTATTGCCCTGGTGGAAGACGACCGCCTCATGGCCCAAACGACCCTGAACATGGTCCGCAACCACAGCGTTTACGTTTTGCCGACCATTGAACGGTTAATGGATGATTTGGGCTGGACACCAGCGGATTTGAACCGGGTGGTGGTGGCAAACGGTCCGGGTTCGTACACCGGGATCCGGATTGCCACCACGACGGCCAAGGTTTTGGCCACGACGCTGGGGATCGACTTGGTGGCTGAATCAAGCCTGAAGGTCTTGGCGACCAACGTTCTTCCCGATGACAAGCGCTTGATCGTCCCCTTTTTCGACGCCCGGCGTGGCAACGTCTTTGCCGGTGGGTACCAGTACCAAGCGGGAAAGTTAGTGGCGGTGATGGAAGATCAGCACTGCGCCTTTAGCGACTTAATGGTTAGGGTGACCCAACAGCCACAGGGCGTTTTGTTAATTGGGCAAAGCACACCGAAACTGGCCGACGAGCTGGCCAAGTTGCCCACTAACGTAACTTTAGCGCCTGCCGATTTAACCCTGCCGTCAACGTACCACCTGGCCCTGCTGGGAAGAACGGCCATCCCGGTCGCCGATCCGGATGCCCTGGTGCCAGACTACCTACGACTCACCGAAGCCGCCAGCCCAACCAACCCCCTGTTGGAACGGGCCAATTTTTTGGGGATTACCCAAAGTAACGTCGATGAATTCTTCATGGTGCGGGTGGCTTCTTTGAGTAAGTTAGCCGCCGCTGGGGTAACGACAACGGACGCCTCCGGGATGACCCCGGCAGCACAACTGACGGCGGTCAACGAAAAGGAGCACCAGATGGTGGCCCGGCGCTACCAGGTGTATAAGGACGTCTTACTTCCGGCCTTGGAAGCTAAAGACATCCACCTGGTAGCCGTTAAGGACTTGGATCAACACCAACACGACTACTTGCAGCGTTACTTTAACGATGAATTATTACCGGTCCTAACCCCGATGGCCGACGACTCATCGCGGCCCTTCCCCTTTATCTCTAATAACTCCTTAAACGTGGCCGTTAAGCTGATTCGTACGGCTCCGGCAACGACCGCTAAGGAAGTGCTCGAGGGCGATCAGGAAGTGGTGACCACCATTTCCCAGCCCCACGAAAAAAAGGAACAAGACGGTAAGTACGAAGAGGAATTCGCCACCGTCCGGGTTCCCGAGGTCTATAAGCGGTTGGTTAAGATGCCGTCATCCAACATCTTTGTCCTCTTAGACGACGTGATCAAGACCTTTATCAGCGTCCTCTTCCCGGGCTACGCCGTGCAAGCAACTGGTACTTACCGGGTCGTGCGGGACATGGACCTGGACGTGGCCGAAGAAGACACCTCCGACTTGTTGCGGGCGGTTCAGCACCAGTTGCGGGAACGCGAGCACGGTCACGTTATTCGCCTAGAAGTGGAGCAGGGGATGGACGATTGGCTGGCGGCCCACCTGATTGATAACCTTAAGGTCGGCGAAGAAGGGGTTTACCGCATTGCGGGCCCGATTGACTTAACCTTTTTAAAGAAGCTCTCCGGCATGGTTTCCGACCACGAAGAAGACCGCTACAGCAAGTTTACCCCGTACCTAGCCCCGGAATTGGATATGGAACACAACTTATTTGACGCCATTCGGGAAAAGGATCACCTGATGCAACACCCCTACGATGATTTCCAAGCCGTCGTTAACTTTATTCACCAGGCGGCCACCGACCCCAAGACCCTAGCGATCAAGATGACCCTCTACCGGGTATCCGGAAATTCTCCAATCATCAAGTACTTGGGGATGGCAGCCCAGCAGGGCAAACAGGTAACGGTGCTGGTGGAAGTTAAGGCCCGGTTCGATGAACAAAACAACGTTCACTGGGCTCGTCGGCTAGAGCGGATGGGTTGCCACGTAATTTACGGGTTAGTGGGGCTCAAGACCCACTGTAAGCTCGCCTTGGTCATTCGCCGCGATGAAGACGGAATTCGCCGCTACATGCACCTGGGAACCGGGAATTACAATGACGTGACCGCCAACTTCTACACCGATATGGGGTTGTTTACCTGTGATTACGAACTCGGGGTCGACTTAACCAACCTCTTTAACATGCTGTCCGGTTTCGCCCGGCCACGGTACTTCCACAAGTTGCGGGTTTCACCGGGTGGGATTCGCAACTTCATTAACGAAAAGATCGATGAACAAATTGAGGTGGCCAACAAGGGACTGCCGGCCAAGATCCGGATGAAAATGAATTCCCTGTCGGATAAACAAATTATCGCCCACCTATACGCTGCTGCTGCGGCCGGGGTGAAGGTGGAGCTATTGATCCGGGGGATTACGTGCCTGAGAAACGATTTACCGTTCTTACACGGTAACATCACGGTCCACTCAATTGTCGGGCGCTTTTTGGAACACTCGCGGATTTACTACTTTGAGGCCAACGGGCACTCGGAGATCTACTTAGCCTCGGCCGACATGATGACCAGAAACCTTAACCGGCGGGTTGAAGAGCTCTTCCCGGTCACCCAAGAAGATACCAAGGCACGGGCGATCGAAATTTTTGATACAATGTGGCAAGACGACGTCAAGACCCGGGTTCTAAAGGGCGACCGGTACACCCCGCTGCCGTTCAGCGGTCAGGTCGATTGCCAAGAGATCTTCGTTGATCAGGTTAAACAACAAGAACGAGGGCAGCGCCAAGAACAAAAGAACCGGCGCCACTTAAACAACGTCTTTGAAACCCTTAGTCGTCACGTCAATAACCTACGCCTCAAGAAGTAAAAGGGGGAGGAAAATGTCAACCAACTTAAAGGTGATTGATTTGGGATCTAACTCGGTGCGTCTGCGGATCACCAAA
The nucleotide sequence above comes from Limosilactobacillus fermentum. Encoded proteins:
- the arcC gene encoding carbamate kinase, yielding MAKVVVALGGNALGKSPEEQLKLVKNTASSLIGLIQAGNQVVISHGNGPQVGQINLGMDFAAQNGKTAAFPFPECGAMSQGYIGYHLQQSLQNELHQRGMEKDVVTTVTQVVVDPSDPAFENPTKPVGDFYTKEQAAQIEQEKGYTFVEDAGRGYRQVVPSPLPKRIVELNSIETLIENGTLVIAAGGGGVPVVEEGGALTGVPAVIDKDRSSALLADNVDADQLIILTAVDYVYINYNQPDEQKLTELSQAQAQELIDAGQFPAGSMLPKIQACLSFVKGHPERKAIITSLAGLDQALEGKLGTVIHG
- the arcA gene encoding arginine deiminase; translated protein: MTSPIQVTSEIGKLKTVMLHRPGREIENITPDYMERLLFDDIPYLPIAQEEHDFFAQTLRDQGIEVLYFEKLAAEALASDDVRKEFLNRMIAESGYVAGTTHDALYDYLYQMTPQEMVDKIIEGVRGTDIDIAQPDLQSVSENTDWPFLMDPMPNAYFTRDPQASIGDGISINKMTFPARQRESLITEYIINHHPRFAGQVEVWRDRNHESHIEGGDELVLSDHVLAIGVSQRTTADAIEDIARNLFKDSNYDTVIAISIPHNHAMMHLDTVFTMINHDQFTVHPAILDDKGEVDNWVLHPGKDGEITIEHHTDIKAVLKQALNKPEIDLIPTGNGDPIVAPREQWNDGSNTLAIAPGEVVTYNRNYVSNALLKEHGILVHEVRSSELSRGRGGPRCMSCPIVREDL
- a CDS encoding basic amino acid/polyamine antiporter, with the translated sequence MENKNGIGRIGLIALIVSSCIGTGIFGITNAVAAAAAPGPALLAWLFVGFGFLMLVFALNNLSEKRPNLEAGIFSYAGAGFGPMGEFISGWAYWLSAWLGNIAFATMLMSALGTFFPVFSNGQNLMSIIVAIIFCWVLTLLVNSGVETATFINTIGTFFKIIPLVLFIIISIIFFKAGMFTTDFWGHVANNLSKGTETGSVYTQMKGTLLTLIWVFIGVEGASVMGHRAKDRTQAQQATIIGFILLLIIYVMISIIPYGTLTRAQLAAASQPALGNDLKLIVGSWGATIINVGLIVSVIISWLSWTMLPAETTMLVAEDKAMPKVWGKLNAKKAPTASLMITGVLQTIFLFSLLFTEQAYNFAYSLASAAILFSYLFVGLYQMKYSQEHQEWGQWTIGLLLVLFQIACMFLAGWQQVLLVSISFIPGFIIYYQGVRENNRTMSGGEKGTMVVVLAFSLIAIFLIFNGTIAVG
- a CDS encoding vitamin B12 independent methionine synthase, translating into MTTTLTAPFKNDIVGSFLRPQKLKEAREQFKQGELDQAGLTAVEDACITDLIEKEKAVGLHAVTDGEFRRSWWHLDFLWGLTGVGHYNYHQSYRFKGAKTRTDNAELVGKVAYNPDHPFFKHFQFTNQQAGPDVLAKQTIPSPTMLFRDNRSDHWPDFYDRYQDYLTDLATAYRQTIHRFYELGCRYLQIDDTTWAFLISKLNETKDQPGEHQKYVQLCQDAVTVINGALKDKPADLTITTHICRGNFKSTFLFSGGYAPVAPYLAQLNYDGFFLEYDSEERDGNFAPLKKILNQRDQVTIVLGLITSKDGQLEDPDQVIARIHEAAKEVPLANLALSPQCGFASTEEGNILTEEQQWAKLKLIKEIADAVWG
- a CDS encoding aminotransferase, which codes for MVELAPFGVEAWLNKWEKKARYDISQSTIASLSMADLRELDDDPNTLDKLLFDAKLNYGLIEGSPAFKEAVAQLYEHVDPDQVLQTNGATGANLAVLYALVEPGDQVIAEYPSYQQLFDIPRSLGATVDYWRLREEEGWQPRLAELANLVTEKTKLICLNNANNPTGTVLDRETLSRVAEIAREVGAYVLVDEVYHPLMKNGTACSIVDLYERGIATDSLSKTYSVPGLRIGWTVTNREVADRLRSVRDYTMICGGVVNDLLATYVLNHRHQVLARNRALVEQNWALYQDWLAKEPLVSLVAPAGVSTSFPRLLIEEDTVSFCTRLLEQTGVLLVPGEAFETPHHVRLGYCAPQPVLKEGLRRLSTFLHAQN